The proteins below come from a single Saccharophagus degradans 2-40 genomic window:
- a CDS encoding DUF418 domain-containing protein — translation MTGAANIAAGSTNPIKAQRLDIVDALRGFALIGVGLVHFVEQYIAGAYPEGYGEIAMATLADKIIVGLVQFFLAGKFYAIFSFLFGLSFFIQIDKPSRNNQPYAARFIWRLILLFGFGYIHHLFYRGDILMLYSVLGISLLAMHKLPTRVLLLIALALFLGLGRYISFATTGDLLRMDMNPNSELNLFYFEQLKNGSLLDVFAINNIVGIQNLLAFQFGIFGRGYITLGLFILGMCFGRFGFFHTISQHKRTLKRSLGYAIASTVICIALMAGTFVLVGEPQFNTWLETLALTFYDLANLSLAVAICSGFILFALRENNTKTMRCFAPYGRMALTNYLMQALIGTFILYGWGLGFIGEWPNRYLLALGLAVAIFQIIFSMYWMQRFHYGPLEWVWRSLTLCQKVEFRKQQ, via the coding sequence ATGACGGGAGCAGCCAATATAGCAGCAGGCAGTACAAACCCAATAAAAGCACAAAGGTTAGATATAGTAGACGCGCTGCGCGGTTTCGCCTTGATTGGCGTGGGCCTTGTTCACTTTGTAGAACAATATATAGCAGGCGCTTACCCCGAAGGCTATGGCGAAATAGCTATGGCCACTCTGGCAGATAAAATAATTGTAGGCTTAGTGCAATTTTTCTTGGCGGGTAAGTTTTACGCTATTTTCTCTTTTTTGTTCGGCCTAAGTTTTTTTATACAAATAGACAAGCCCTCGCGCAACAATCAACCTTATGCCGCTCGGTTTATATGGCGCTTAATACTGCTGTTTGGCTTTGGCTATATACACCACTTGTTTTATCGCGGCGATATTTTAATGCTTTACTCCGTACTAGGTATAAGCCTATTGGCCATGCATAAATTACCCACGCGAGTATTACTATTAATTGCTTTGGCATTATTTTTAGGTTTAGGCCGCTATATAAGCTTTGCCACCACGGGCGATTTACTGCGTATGGATATGAACCCAAACAGTGAATTAAACCTATTCTATTTCGAACAGTTAAAAAATGGGTCGCTATTGGATGTATTCGCCATAAATAATATTGTGGGCATTCAAAATCTTTTGGCGTTTCAATTCGGTATATTTGGGCGCGGGTATATTACCCTGGGGTTATTTATACTCGGTATGTGTTTCGGTCGGTTTGGGTTCTTTCACACAATTAGCCAACACAAACGCACGCTAAAAAGGTCTCTTGGCTATGCAATTGCAAGCACAGTTATATGTATAGCGTTAATGGCCGGTACCTTTGTGCTAGTAGGTGAACCTCAATTCAATACATGGCTAGAAACCCTCGCACTCACCTTTTACGACCTTGCCAACCTAAGCCTTGCCGTAGCTATTTGCAGCGGTTTTATTCTATTTGCCCTCAGGGAAAACAACACAAAAACTATGCGCTGCTTCGCACCCTATGGGCGTATGGCACTTACTAATTACTTAATGCAAGCGCTTATAGGTACCTTTATTTTATATGGCTGGGGCTTAGGCTTTATTGGCGAGTGGCCCAATAGGTATTTACTTGCCTTAGGGTTAGCAGTTGCCATATTTCAAATTATTTTTAGTATGTATTGGATGCAACGCTTCCACTACGGTCCGTTAGAATGGGTTTGGCGCAGCTTAACCCTGTGTCAGAAGGTGGAGTTTAGAAAGCAACAGTAA
- a CDS encoding sensor histidine kinase, translating into MLPPQANRKRKSFEAQLTFISLTVSLPLLGLLIWVMVYANISIWLTLIAALVGGLAILVSSYRIYQKTEFQFRTLGNLLDAMIQGDYSLRARSGSNDGALSDLITALNGLAARLSQQRTESVESQFLVRTVINHIDVAIVAITENSTLRFANPAAQKLLQINNDKATSTLIQQLATVQQLSSGSHKVMELTLGKEQGRFNVHVQTFREDGQEQKLLFITDVRMLLRSEERKAWQNLVRVISHEINNSLSPIASISQTLSKLVTNCDGAHTGFATPLQHDLEQGLTVINNRALGLKQFVESYQTLAKLPAPKLTICHLQNLIAKCIALFSSHAIITSGKPELTLTADPALLEQVIINLLKNAMEVAPDGQIAIDWQQRDSQVRITVTDEGCGIKNYDNLFVPFYSTKKGGSGIGLVLCRQIIEAHGGYIALINRQDTSGCQAIIELPAH; encoded by the coding sequence ATGCTACCGCCACAGGCCAATCGCAAACGCAAATCCTTCGAAGCCCAGTTAACGTTTATATCTTTAACTGTTTCCCTGCCGTTGCTTGGCTTACTTATATGGGTAATGGTGTATGCAAACATCTCTATATGGTTAACGCTTATCGCCGCATTAGTAGGTGGTTTAGCCATACTGGTATCGAGCTATCGTATTTATCAAAAAACAGAATTTCAATTTAGAACCTTGGGCAATTTACTCGATGCCATGATTCAAGGAGATTACTCGCTACGCGCCCGCAGCGGCAGTAACGATGGCGCACTATCGGATTTAATAACCGCCTTAAATGGCTTAGCCGCAAGGTTAAGCCAACAGCGCACAGAATCGGTAGAAAGCCAATTTTTGGTGCGCACAGTAATTAATCATATCGATGTTGCCATTGTAGCCATTACCGAAAATAGTACTTTGCGTTTTGCGAACCCCGCTGCGCAAAAACTACTACAAATTAACAACGATAAAGCAACCTCAACGTTAATACAGCAACTAGCAACCGTTCAGCAGCTTAGTAGCGGCAGCCACAAGGTAATGGAGCTAACCCTAGGTAAAGAACAAGGTCGATTTAATGTACATGTGCAAACCTTTAGAGAAGACGGCCAAGAGCAAAAACTATTATTTATTACCGATGTACGTATGCTTTTACGCAGCGAAGAGCGTAAGGCCTGGCAAAATTTAGTGCGGGTGATAAGCCACGAAATAAATAACTCGCTCTCGCCCATTGCCTCTATAAGCCAAACACTAAGTAAACTAGTTACGAATTGCGATGGGGCACATACTGGCTTTGCCACCCCATTACAACACGACCTAGAGCAAGGACTAACCGTTATTAATAACCGCGCACTGGGCTTAAAGCAATTTGTAGAAAGCTACCAAACACTGGCAAAACTGCCCGCCCCCAAGCTTACAATCTGCCACCTGCAAAACCTTATTGCCAAATGCATCGCCCTATTTTCTTCCCACGCTATAATAACTAGCGGCAAGCCTGAACTCACCCTTACTGCAGACCCGGCTCTACTGGAACAAGTAATAATTAATTTACTGAAAAACGCAATGGAAGTAGCGCCCGACGGACAGATAGCTATAGATTGGCAACAGCGTGATAGCCAAGTTCGCATTACCGTTACCGATGAGGGCTGCGGCATAAAGAATTACGACAATTTATTTGTACCTTTTTACAGCACCAAAAAAGGTGGCTCGGGCATAGGCTTAGTTTTATGCAGGCAAATAATTGAAGCGCATGGCGGCTATATTGCGCTTATTAACAGGCAAGACACTAGCGGCTGCCAAGCGATTATAGAATTACCGGCACATTAA
- a CDS encoding NADPH-dependent FMN reductase has protein sequence MTTKIVAFAASSSSTSINKRLVTYATRQLNNVEVELLDLNDFEMPLFSVDREKALGSPDAAQRFYKKLGEADGLIISFAEHNGSYTAAYKNLYDWTSRIDTKVFQNKPVLALATSPGKGGAANVLAQAVKSLPHFGANVVGELSIPQFNSHFDTEARKLTNTELDATLKQLLERLASHL, from the coding sequence ATGACGACTAAGATAGTAGCCTTCGCAGCGAGTAGCAGCTCTACATCTATCAACAAGCGACTAGTTACGTATGCAACGCGCCAATTAAACAACGTAGAGGTGGAGCTTTTAGATTTAAACGATTTTGAAATGCCACTGTTTAGCGTTGACCGAGAGAAAGCACTCGGTAGCCCCGATGCAGCACAACGGTTTTACAAAAAGTTAGGCGAAGCGGATGGTTTAATTATTTCATTCGCAGAGCACAACGGCTCTTATACCGCCGCCTATAAAAACCTGTACGACTGGACGTCGCGTATTGATACCAAGGTGTTTCAAAATAAGCCTGTACTCGCACTTGCCACTTCACCAGGCAAAGGCGGCGCCGCCAATGTATTAGCGCAAGCGGTTAAATCGCTACCGCACTTTGGCGCAAACGTAGTAGGCGAACTTTCTATACCCCAATTCAATAGTCACTTTGATACTGAAGCCCGAAAACTCACTAACACCGAGCTAGATGCAACACTTAAACAACTGCTTGAAAGACTCGCCTCTCATCTCTAG
- a CDS encoding sigma-54-dependent transcriptional regulator — MTASILIADDDEGIISALSLLLKSEGFTVDTASSPQQVLDKLLHCDYHLVLMDLNYSFDTTSGEEGLHLLTRIRNQEELLPVVVMTGWATIELAVNTIKSGANDFIQKPWDNNQLLATIHNQLKLFNAQKQTQKLSQHNQLLQNERRISLPITAHSAIMKSLLAKLQQVAKSDVNILLTGENGTGKSMLARYVHDYSNRASAPFIAVNMGAITETLFESEMFGHLKGAFTDAKQTRIGRFELAESGTLFLDEIANTPLSQQAKLLRVLEERRFEKVGATKTQVADIRLITATNSQPSQLVADGLFRQDLLYRINTVELVVPPLRERLEDIIPLAQHYLMAVAQKYNQPQHTLSAAAQTALLQYPWPGNVRELGHVIERAHILSEGQILQPSNLGLDSQPNNSAASVNNNATDLRTLEAIELDALEQRFEYFNGDAIQAAQSLGLSRSTFYRRLSKAK; from the coding sequence ATGACAGCGTCTATATTAATAGCCGACGACGATGAGGGAATAATCTCTGCACTTAGCCTGCTATTAAAGTCAGAAGGCTTCACTGTAGACACTGCCTCGTCGCCACAACAGGTATTGGACAAACTCTTACATTGCGATTACCACCTAGTGCTAATGGATTTAAACTACTCATTTGATACCACCTCCGGTGAAGAAGGCCTGCATCTACTTACTCGCATACGCAACCAAGAAGAACTTTTACCCGTAGTGGTAATGACCGGTTGGGCAACAATTGAGCTGGCAGTAAATACCATAAAAAGCGGCGCCAACGATTTTATTCAAAAACCCTGGGATAACAATCAGCTACTCGCCACCATTCACAACCAGCTAAAACTTTTTAACGCGCAAAAGCAAACGCAAAAGCTTAGCCAACACAACCAACTGCTACAAAACGAGCGGCGCATAAGCCTACCCATTACCGCACACTCTGCCATCATGAAAAGCCTATTGGCTAAATTACAGCAGGTGGCAAAAAGCGATGTAAATATTTTACTTACCGGCGAAAACGGTACGGGCAAAAGTATGCTCGCCCGCTACGTGCACGACTACTCTAATCGCGCTAGCGCACCTTTTATAGCCGTTAATATGGGCGCAATTACTGAAACGCTTTTTGAAAGTGAAATGTTTGGCCATTTAAAAGGCGCATTTACCGATGCCAAACAAACTCGCATTGGTCGTTTCGAGCTTGCAGAAAGCGGCACCTTATTTTTGGATGAAATAGCCAACACGCCACTATCGCAGCAGGCTAAATTATTGCGAGTATTAGAAGAACGCCGCTTTGAAAAAGTAGGCGCAACTAAAACACAGGTTGCCGATATACGCTTAATAACTGCAACCAATAGCCAGCCCTCGCAACTGGTGGCCGATGGGCTATTTAGGCAAGACTTGCTTTACAGAATTAATACTGTAGAGCTTGTTGTTCCGCCTCTGCGCGAGCGCCTAGAAGATATTATCCCACTTGCGCAACACTATTTAATGGCAGTGGCCCAAAAATATAACCAGCCACAGCACACCCTAAGCGCCGCTGCGCAAACCGCATTGTTACAGTACCCATGGCCTGGTAATGTACGCGAGCTTGGCCACGTTATAGAGCGCGCCCACATTTTAAGCGAAGGCCAAATACTGCAACCAAGTAATTTAGGCTTAGACAGCCAACCCAATAACTCCGCAGCCAGTGTTAACAATAACGCAACCGACTTGCGCACACTCGAAGCGATAGAGCTAGATGCACTAGAACAACGGTTTGAATATTTTAATGGCGATGCAATTCAAGCCGCTCAATCCCTTGGTTTAAGCCGCAGTACGTTTTACCGCCGCTTAAGTAAAGCCAAATAG
- a CDS encoding ADOP family duplicated permease: protein MFMLKDIQFALRMLAKNLGFSALTITVIALGIGLSVFLFSMFNTILFKDLPFKDGDRLIQINKFQNNNYVWGGLNLHDFEEVRSALSHLVTFAAYQDTSVTVVSSDGARRFESVSAEADFFGFTNTTPLIGRTFTQEETQTGNHLVAVINYDLWQNLYGGQPDILNKTIRLGSYNHQIIGVMPKGYAFPENASIWYPLTHKYQQLAREHAPAVYGVGMLNKGVTAEQVNAALVPVMQRIALRHPKTNSGITARVSSFALADMDNGIAVVYVLQIAAALILLLASINVGNLLFSRAVERNKETAIRVALGAPRYRLMSQLLWESAIICCIGGAIGFLLMGWGLDLTSAIVPTFFKDPLPFWWIFSIDAFTIQLFLSALLFTFLFAGVLPAWKSTSTDFNAVLRDGTRGAQSKGTSKLNKCLVVSEIFISLVILIAASTAVVGAYNASHADFGIDITNTTVAKVELDQTRYNTPEDRIEFVQKLQAFLEADSSIAQVAFSTSLPGEWSAIHAVEIEGEEYQRDSLLNYPQVNFVRTTAGSLSKLGIGLKNGRYFNTGDDTLGKNTAIVSQRFAEQYFANSNAIGQRVKLHINSNKETDWLTIVGVVANTLQGAPENKQSEQPTIYRPFGQMPHFSTSVAIRSSADFKTTEAVLRSAIASIDPQLPAYYVQTYDALIKRLGAPLRFISSIFFVFGIAAVALSASGIYGVMANTISQKTQEIGVKRALGALDSRITNELLWRGTKQLLLGGLPGALIGCAMGYALAKVLAVPTTLILIVAALMITIVALVVVVAIYVPTRHALKMEPSDALRYE, encoded by the coding sequence ATGTTTATGCTAAAAGACATACAGTTTGCCCTTAGAATGCTAGCAAAAAACCTAGGCTTTAGCGCATTAACGATAACGGTCATCGCGCTAGGTATTGGTTTAAGCGTATTTTTATTCTCGATGTTTAACACCATACTGTTTAAAGATTTGCCCTTTAAGGACGGCGATCGACTAATTCAAATAAATAAGTTTCAAAATAATAACTACGTATGGGGCGGCTTAAACCTGCACGATTTCGAGGAGGTGCGCAGCGCACTTAGCCACCTGGTTACATTTGCTGCCTACCAAGATACCTCGGTTACTGTGGTAAGCAGCGATGGTGCGCGCAGGTTTGAATCGGTTAGCGCAGAGGCTGATTTTTTTGGATTTACCAATACCACACCACTCATTGGCCGCACATTTACCCAAGAGGAAACCCAAACAGGAAACCATCTAGTAGCTGTAATTAATTATGACCTGTGGCAAAACCTATACGGCGGCCAGCCCGATATACTCAATAAAACCATTCGCCTTGGCAGCTACAACCATCAAATAATTGGTGTTATGCCAAAGGGGTATGCCTTTCCAGAAAATGCTTCTATCTGGTACCCGCTTACTCATAAATACCAACAACTAGCTCGTGAACACGCCCCTGCCGTTTACGGTGTAGGTATGTTAAATAAAGGCGTAACCGCAGAGCAAGTAAATGCCGCCTTAGTACCGGTTATGCAGCGTATTGCATTACGCCACCCCAAAACGAATTCGGGCATAACAGCACGCGTTAGCTCGTTTGCACTAGCCGATATGGATAACGGCATAGCAGTAGTTTACGTATTGCAAATTGCCGCAGCATTAATTTTATTGCTCGCCTCGATCAATGTGGGTAATTTACTTTTTTCACGCGCAGTGGAACGCAATAAAGAAACCGCCATTCGCGTAGCACTCGGCGCACCACGCTATCGGTTAATGAGCCAACTGCTGTGGGAGAGCGCCATAATCTGTTGTATTGGCGGCGCTATTGGCTTCTTACTTATGGGCTGGGGTTTAGATTTAACATCTGCAATAGTACCCACTTTTTTTAAAGACCCACTCCCCTTCTGGTGGATATTCAGCATTGATGCATTCACCATTCAATTATTTTTATCTGCTTTACTGTTTACTTTTTTATTTGCCGGTGTACTGCCCGCATGGAAGAGCACAAGCACCGATTTTAACGCAGTGTTGCGCGACGGTACCCGCGGTGCGCAAAGTAAAGGCACATCTAAGTTGAACAAATGCTTAGTAGTGAGTGAGATTTTTATCTCGCTTGTTATTCTTATTGCTGCGTCTACCGCGGTTGTGGGTGCCTACAATGCCAGCCATGCGGATTTTGGTATAGACATAACCAACACTACTGTCGCTAAAGTAGAACTAGATCAAACACGTTACAACACACCAGAAGACCGCATAGAATTCGTACAAAAATTGCAGGCGTTTTTAGAAGCCGACTCCAGTATTGCTCAAGTTGCATTTTCTACATCGTTGCCCGGCGAGTGGAGCGCAATACACGCTGTAGAAATAGAAGGCGAAGAATATCAACGGGATAGCTTACTGAATTACCCACAGGTTAATTTTGTAAGAACTACTGCGGGTTCGTTATCTAAACTGGGAATAGGTCTTAAAAATGGTCGCTACTTTAATACTGGTGATGACACTCTTGGCAAAAACACCGCTATTGTTTCCCAGCGCTTTGCTGAACAGTACTTTGCCAATAGCAATGCAATTGGTCAGCGTGTAAAACTGCATATTAATAGCAATAAAGAAACCGACTGGCTAACCATTGTGGGCGTAGTCGCGAATACACTACAGGGCGCACCAGAAAACAAACAAAGCGAACAACCTACTATTTATCGGCCCTTTGGCCAAATGCCTCATTTCTCTACCAGTGTTGCTATACGCTCTAGCGCCGACTTCAAAACAACTGAAGCTGTATTGCGCTCGGCTATTGCAAGTATAGACCCGCAACTACCCGCTTATTATGTGCAAACATACGATGCCCTTATAAAACGATTAGGGGCACCACTGCGTTTTATAAGCTCTATATTTTTTGTGTTTGGCATTGCAGCCGTTGCACTTTCTGCCAGTGGTATATACGGCGTTATGGCCAATACCATAAGCCAAAAAACCCAAGAGATAGGTGTAAAACGTGCACTGGGTGCATTAGATAGCCGCATTACCAACGAATTATTATGGCGCGGTACCAAGCAGTTACTTTTAGGCGGTTTGCCCGGCGCACTTATAGGCTGTGCAATGGGGTATGCACTGGCAAAAGTATTGGCAGTACCTACCACCTTAATTTTGATTGTCGCTGCCCTTATGATTACAATCGTAGCACTTGTAGTGGTGGTGGCCATTTATGTGCCCACACGGCACGCCCTTAAAATGGAACCTAGCGACGCGCTAAGATACGAATAA
- a CDS encoding efflux RND transporter periplasmic adaptor subunit, producing the protein MDIAIARKKPAYGKYIALGVVVLTALLIGVRALWVLSLADFSLERSKLTFGQVQQGDFTVSVRGNGVLVPENIQWLAAETEATVIRRVLKAGHIVSKGDLIAELANPQLVQLLAETQWELTATEEELKAAQVQQETELLSQKSIVENAKLNFERSQLEYVAQTDLIKTGAVSKIAFQRTQLETSQFEQRWHTSQEQYLKMQQNLLAQNRARQARLSQMKNRLERLQQRVDGLQVRATFDSIVLDVPIEAGQRIQAGANIAKLAQQDALYAELSVPELKINDVAVGQKVLIDTRNTVVNGKVARIDPTVINGNVQVDVVFTQPLPSDARPDLSVDGEIITAHIENTLYVTRPLLSQSNSRAALYKVRDDNQFAERVHVSLGASSPNRIQILEGLNAGDTIVVSDPSLFQTYNIFRLR; encoded by the coding sequence ATGGATATAGCAATTGCACGCAAAAAGCCCGCCTACGGCAAATACATTGCGCTAGGCGTAGTTGTGCTAACTGCACTGCTAATTGGCGTGCGTGCGCTGTGGGTTTTATCGTTGGCGGATTTTAGTTTGGAGCGCTCTAAACTCACCTTTGGCCAAGTGCAACAGGGCGACTTTACCGTTAGCGTGCGTGGCAATGGCGTACTCGTGCCAGAGAATATTCAATGGCTGGCAGCAGAAACAGAGGCCACCGTAATACGACGCGTATTAAAAGCAGGCCACATTGTAAGCAAGGGTGACCTAATTGCCGAGCTAGCCAACCCGCAACTGGTGCAATTACTTGCAGAAACACAGTGGGAGCTAACCGCAACCGAAGAAGAACTAAAAGCCGCACAAGTTCAACAAGAAACAGAACTGCTTAGCCAGAAATCGATAGTAGAAAACGCCAAACTTAATTTTGAACGCAGCCAATTGGAATACGTTGCCCAAACCGATTTAATTAAAACTGGGGCAGTTTCTAAAATTGCTTTTCAGCGTACCCAACTAGAAACCAGCCAGTTTGAACAGCGCTGGCACACTAGCCAAGAGCAATATTTAAAAATGCAGCAGAATTTACTCGCGCAAAACAGAGCGCGCCAAGCTCGCCTAAGCCAAATGAAAAATAGATTAGAGCGCTTACAACAACGTGTAGATGGCTTACAGGTGCGCGCCACATTCGACAGTATTGTTTTAGATGTACCTATAGAAGCAGGCCAGCGCATACAAGCGGGTGCCAATATAGCCAAGCTTGCACAACAAGATGCCCTGTACGCCGAACTAAGCGTACCAGAATTAAAAATAAACGATGTAGCGGTTGGTCAAAAAGTTTTAATTGATACACGTAATACCGTTGTTAACGGCAAGGTAGCGCGTATTGATCCAACAGTAATAAACGGCAATGTACAAGTAGATGTGGTTTTCACCCAACCACTGCCAAGCGATGCACGCCCAGATTTAAGCGTGGACGGAGAAATTATTACCGCCCATATCGAAAATACGCTTTACGTTACCCGCCCATTACTTTCGCAAAGCAATAGCCGCGCTGCGCTTTACAAAGTGCGCGACGACAACCAATTTGCTGAGCGAGTACACGTAAGCTTAGGTGCCTCGTCGCCCAACCGAATTCAAATACTCGAAGGCCTTAACGCGGGCGATACCATTGTTGTGTCCGACCCTAGTCTGTTTCAAACCTACAATATTTTTAGATTACGCTAA
- the rlmF gene encoding 23S rRNA (adenine(1618)-N(6))-methyltransferase RlmF: MHKSANSKTRKQSKGLHPRNIHRNGYDFDALKACHPPLVQYIKCNPVGAATIDFANSAAVKALNTALLQHHYKIESWSIPDGALCPPIPGRIDYIHYIAELLGCPLPSGKINTANTCTNNAVKMLDVGTGANGIYTLLACAVYGWRCVGSDINSESLANVKAVLANNPTLNANISLRLQPNKDAFFSQIIQTDDYFDVSVCNPPFHASQEEASKGTNRKLHNLARSRNKAHTAKQPSLNFGGQHAELWCNGGERLFLKKMIKESQAFAQQVGWFTSLVSKSENVQPALKLIRKLGATEVREIEMMQGNKKTRVIAWRFKP; the protein is encoded by the coding sequence ATGCATAAAAGTGCAAACAGTAAAACCCGCAAGCAAAGCAAAGGCTTACACCCAAGAAATATTCACCGCAACGGCTACGACTTTGATGCACTTAAAGCCTGCCACCCACCGCTAGTACAATACATAAAATGTAACCCCGTAGGCGCAGCCACAATAGATTTTGCAAACAGTGCCGCCGTTAAAGCGCTAAACACTGCGTTACTGCAACACCACTATAAAATAGAAAGCTGGAGTATTCCCGATGGGGCGCTTTGCCCGCCTATACCTGGCCGAATCGATTATATTCATTACATTGCCGAGCTATTAGGCTGCCCTTTGCCCTCTGGTAAAATTAACACAGCCAATACCTGCACAAACAACGCAGTCAAAATGTTAGACGTGGGCACAGGTGCAAATGGTATTTATACCCTACTTGCCTGTGCCGTTTATGGCTGGCGCTGTGTTGGCAGCGATATTAATAGTGAATCACTAGCAAATGTAAAAGCCGTACTCGCCAATAACCCAACACTAAATGCCAACATAAGCTTGCGCTTGCAACCCAATAAAGATGCTTTCTTTAGCCAAATTATTCAAACCGATGACTACTTTGATGTAAGTGTATGCAACCCGCCTTTTCACGCCTCGCAAGAAGAGGCCAGTAAAGGCACTAATCGTAAATTACACAACCTAGCGCGCAGCCGCAATAAAGCACACACTGCCAAACAACCATCACTTAACTTCGGCGGCCAACATGCAGAGCTATGGTGCAACGGCGGTGAGCGACTCTTTTTAAAAAAGATGATAAAAGAAAGCCAAGCTTTCGCCCAACAAGTGGGCTGGTTCACCAGCTTGGTATCTAAAAGCGAAAACGTACAGCCTGCGCTAAAGCTCATTCGAAAGCTTGGGGCAACAGAAGTGCGAGAAATTGAAATGATGCAGGGTAATAAAAAAACTAGGGTTATTGCTTGGCGGTTTAAACCCTAA
- a CDS encoding retropepsin-like aspartic protease family protein has product MEENQQAPEQRIGRGMLMIGWVLAIVVATLLIQRWQDKRHNPNAMPESSSANGVNQVVLQRNPQHHYLTDGTINNKPVTFLLDTGATDVAIPSALAKKLGLKRGAKGAAHTANGVTTTYRTNIDVLKLGSITLYDVDASITMGFTGDEILLGMSALKSVEFTHRNGTLVLKQYY; this is encoded by the coding sequence GTGGAAGAGAATCAACAGGCCCCCGAGCAGCGCATTGGGCGCGGTATGCTAATGATTGGCTGGGTATTAGCCATAGTAGTGGCCACCTTGCTTATTCAGCGCTGGCAAGATAAGCGCCATAACCCCAATGCTATGCCCGAGTCTAGTTCGGCAAATGGGGTGAATCAGGTTGTATTACAGCGCAACCCGCAGCACCATTACTTAACCGACGGTACTATTAATAATAAACCAGTAACGTTTTTGCTCGATACTGGCGCTACCGATGTGGCTATTCCAAGCGCCCTAGCGAAAAAGCTTGGCCTTAAACGCGGTGCAAAAGGGGCGGCACATACGGCAAATGGTGTAACAACAACTTACCGTACTAATATTGATGTATTAAAGCTGGGTAGTATTACGCTATACGATGTAGACGCGAGCATAACTATGGGCTTTACCGGCGATGAAATTCTTTTAGGTATGAGCGCCCTTAAAAGTGTCGAGTTTACCCATCGCAATGGCACGTTGGTGTTAAAGCAGTATTACTAA
- a CDS encoding ABC transporter ATP-binding protein: MNTPLIELKAVKKIFYTEEVESHALSNISLSINRGEYISISGPSGCGKSTLLSILGLLDTASEGEYSLAGKQVANLSKAERAKIRNKEIGFVFQSFNLISDLNVEENVELPLTYRTDLTKAQRKSMVKEALQKVNMNHRSKHFPSQLSGGQQQRVAVARAIAGKPSIILADEPTGNLDTTNATAVMQLLDTLHKEGATICMVTHDPRAAMQTEREIKILDGKITADSQLNLPEAMSA; encoded by the coding sequence ATGAACACGCCACTAATTGAACTAAAAGCCGTAAAAAAGATTTTCTATACCGAAGAAGTTGAATCTCATGCGTTAAGCAATATTTCGCTTAGTATAAACAGGGGCGAGTATATTTCTATATCTGGGCCATCTGGCTGCGGTAAATCTACCCTACTTTCTATTTTAGGTTTGTTAGATACCGCCAGTGAAGGCGAATACAGCTTAGCAGGCAAGCAAGTTGCCAATCTATCTAAAGCCGAGCGCGCAAAAATACGCAACAAAGAAATTGGCTTTGTTTTTCAATCTTTTAATTTAATTAGCGATTTAAACGTAGAAGAAAACGTAGAGCTACCGCTTACCTATCGAACAGATTTAACTAAAGCACAGCGCAAAAGCATGGTGAAAGAAGCGCTGCAAAAAGTGAATATGAATCACCGCTCTAAACATTTCCCATCGCAGCTTTCTGGCGGCCAGCAACAACGGGTGGCTGTAGCGCGCGCCATAGCGGGCAAGCCATCAATTATTTTAGCCGATGAACCAACAGGCAACCTAGACACAACCAACGCGACCGCAGTAATGCAACTACTAGACACCCTACACAAAGAGGGCGCCACTATTTGTATGGTTACCCACGACCCCCGCGCCGCCATGCAAACAGAGCGTGAAATTAAAATACTCGATGGCAAAATTACAGCCGATTCGCAGCTTAACTTACCAGAAGCTATGTCAGCTTAG